The genomic interval AATCCAAAATAAAAATAAACATATTTTGTAGATTGTATGCTCATTTATGGATTGTAAAAATTACTCTAATTATGAATCAATAATTACACTTCTTAGCCTGAGTATATTTCCATCCTGACAGGCATCTGATCTATTATGTTGGGAGATACAATATAAATTTTAGTAACTTGTTCGCTTTACATTCATCTTATTTTTGTGCCTCTCTTATGAGAAATACCATTTATCTATTTACCATTGCTTTACTGATAAGCGTTTGTTACAAGGCATCTGCTCAGGAATCAGCTGCTTCTCTGGCAATTATTCCTCAGCCAGTGAGCATAAAAACTGGCAGCGGAAGTTTTGAACTGACCAGTGCTACCCAACTGATCATTCCTTCTGGCCAGGCAGAAGTGCAAAAAATAGCTGCTTTACTTACAGCAAGAATTCAGCCTTCTACAGGATTCAATTTAAAAACGGTATCCTCTGGCGAAAATAATAGTATTCAGCTGGTATTAAATCAGAGTGCCGATACCCAGCTGGGTAAAGAAGGATATTCTCTGGAAGCTACTCCCACTAAAATAGTAATTAAAGCCAATCAGTCAGCCGGTTTGTTTTATGGGGTACAAACCTTATTACAATTATTACCTAAGCAGATAGAAGCAAGTAAACCGGTGACTGGTGTAAAATGGCAAGTACCGGCGGTAACCGTTATCGATTATCCCCGGTTTGGCTGGAGGGGTATTATGCTGGATGTGAGCCGTCATTTTTTCTCTAAAGAATTTGTGAAAAAATACATCGATCAGCTGGCCTGTTACAAATACAACCGCCTTCATTTTCACCTGACCGATGATAACGGCTGGCGGGTGGAGATCAAAAGTTTGCCAAAGCTTACTTCGGTGGGAGCCTGGCGGGTAGATAGGGTAGGAACTTTTAATAGCAATGAGCCCCCTAAACCAGGTGAAAAAGCAGCATACGGCGGTTTTTATACCCAGGATGATATTAAAGAAATCGTGCAATATGCTAAAGAGCGGTATGTAGAAATTATGCCGGAAGTAGATATTCCTGGCCATAGCATGGCAGCTATTGCAGCCTATCCGGAACTGTCTACGACCAAAGATGCCAATACCCAGGTAAATCCCGGAAGTAATTTTGCTACCTGGCATAATGATGGCACTTTTACTATGCACATCGAAAATACATTGAACCCATCCGATGAGAAAGTATACCAGTTCTTAGATAAAGTTTTCACAGAGATTGCGCAGCTGTTCCCTTTTGAATACATTCATATGGGAGGCGATGAATGCTATCATGGCTACTGGAAAAAAGACCCGGGCTGTCAGGCATTAATGAAAAGTAAGAACATGAAAAATACCCATGAATTGCAAAGCTATTTTGGAAAACGGGTAAATGATATTATTAAAAGCAAAGGCAAAAAAGCCATGGGCTGGGATGAAATTTTGGAAGGCGGCCTGCCATCCGGAGCAGGGGTAATGAGCTGGCACAGCTTAAAAGGTGGTGTTGAGGCCGCTAAACTAAAAGCACCTGCAGTAATGACACCAGCTCAACATGCGTACCTCGACTATGTGCAGGGAGATCCTTCTTTAGAGCCACCGGTGTATGCTTCTTTGCGCTTGCAAAAAACCTATAACTGGGACCCTCTTCCAGCTGGGATAGATTCTACCTCTATTTTAGGCGGACAAGGAAACCTGTGGACAGAACAAATTCCTACGACTCAGCAAGTAGAATACATGACTTATCCCAGGGCATTCGCTTTATCAGAAGTATACTGGTCGCCTAAGTCGCAGAAAAACTGGAACAGCTTTGTAACCAAAGTAGAAACCCATTTCGACCGGTTCGACCAAGCACAGATCAATTATGCCCGCAGCATGTATGATCCCATTATTGCTGTGAAGAAAAATGAAAAAGGCCAGATGGTGATTCAACTCAGTACCGAGGTACCAGGGCTGGATATCCATTATACAGTAGATAACAGCCAGCCGAGCCAGTATCATCCTTTGTATAAAGAGCCCATTGTATATCCGGAAGGCGCAGATATTTTCAGGGTAATTACCTATAAAGGGGGTAAACCAGTAGGTAAAATGATTACGATCAAAACAGATGATCTGGCTAAACGGGTGAGAAAGTAATCAGGAGACAATTCTATAAAGAACCGGGAACAGTTGAATTGATGTTGTGCGGATGGGCACAGCAGCTATTTAAACTGTTCCCGATTGTTTTAAGTGCCTAGCAGTTTGTAGACAATTCATCTACTCTTTACCATTCTCAAAAGCTGCGTATTCTAACTCATCTATTTCTTCCAGTTTATCTAACAGGTTATCCATATTGTTAGAGATAAACAACACTGTTTTACTGTATTTTGTCACTTCTACAGTAAGAGGTTTTGTAGTATCAATCATTTCTTTTAGCCTATTATCTAGTAAGTCTATCCGCTTTTTTACCGGTGAATTAATCTTGATATATAGGTCACTTTTCTTCTCAATAATCTGATAGTGGTCAGTATAGTAGTATGTTTTTTTACCTCTGACTATATCTAATCTTTCTATGATAGTTTTGTAGAGAAAAAATACCAAAAAGATTAGTACAAACAGTCCTGCATACCCAATTATAGCTGCTACTCCCATCCATATTTTTTCATATACTGGAAATTGCCATCCTAAGAATATAAATGATTGATAGATTAGGCTAAGAAGCAATCCTATAGTAAAAAAGACTAAAGAAAAAGCAAGACCTACGGTTATGGAGCCATTAAGGTTACCTATATCTTTTTTTGTTAATGCTAATTGGCGTTTGGAATACAAGCTATTTATCCTTTATTCTTTCCCTGATTTATGTTCAACTGATAGCAACAATTATTACAATACCATCTTATATACCACCAGGTGCTGATCCATCTTATAATTCACAACTATAAACTCTAATTCCAGATTGTTTGCATCCAGTACTACCACTCTGACGGTTTGTGGCTTGCTGGTATTTTTGTCTAAAATCAGGTTCTGTTTATTGCTGTCGAATTCCCAGGTGCCGGTTAAAATGGTTCCTGGAACATTGGTAAAAG from Rhodocytophaga rosea carries:
- a CDS encoding beta-N-acetylhexosaminidase, coding for MRNTIYLFTIALLISVCYKASAQESAASLAIIPQPVSIKTGSGSFELTSATQLIIPSGQAEVQKIAALLTARIQPSTGFNLKTVSSGENNSIQLVLNQSADTQLGKEGYSLEATPTKIVIKANQSAGLFYGVQTLLQLLPKQIEASKPVTGVKWQVPAVTVIDYPRFGWRGIMLDVSRHFFSKEFVKKYIDQLACYKYNRLHFHLTDDNGWRVEIKSLPKLTSVGAWRVDRVGTFNSNEPPKPGEKAAYGGFYTQDDIKEIVQYAKERYVEIMPEVDIPGHSMAAIAAYPELSTTKDANTQVNPGSNFATWHNDGTFTMHIENTLNPSDEKVYQFLDKVFTEIAQLFPFEYIHMGGDECYHGYWKKDPGCQALMKSKNMKNTHELQSYFGKRVNDIIKSKGKKAMGWDEILEGGLPSGAGVMSWHSLKGGVEAAKLKAPAVMTPAQHAYLDYVQGDPSLEPPVYASLRLQKTYNWDPLPAGIDSTSILGGQGNLWTEQIPTTQQVEYMTYPRAFALSEVYWSPKSQKNWNSFVTKVETHFDRFDQAQINYARSMYDPIIAVKKNEKGQMVIQLSTEVPGLDIHYTVDNSQPSQYHPLYKEPIVYPEGADIFRVITYKGGKPVGKMITIKTDDLAKRVRK